Proteins found in one Acinetobacter sp. XH1741 genomic segment:
- the lipB gene encoding lipoyl(octanoyl) transferase LipB, with protein MSLDKPNLIIRQWNELQDYQSKFELMKSLTNQRDETTPDELWLLQHHDVLTQGQAGKPEHILIPSNIPVVQTDRGGQVTWHGPGQLVAYFMFDLNRLKWNVRTLVSFAEQFMIDVLKKYNIEAYAKPDAPGVYVNDRKIGSLGFKIRRGRSYHGLALNLDCALTGFQTINPCGYAGLEMVRIQDLVTPCPSFDQLCQDFIEYIKTSGHFNDPKVKFE; from the coding sequence ATGAGCCTTGATAAACCCAACTTGATCATTCGACAATGGAACGAGTTACAAGATTATCAAAGCAAGTTTGAATTGATGAAAAGCTTAACCAATCAACGTGATGAAACTACGCCTGATGAACTCTGGTTACTCCAACATCATGATGTATTAACTCAAGGTCAGGCAGGAAAGCCCGAACATATTCTAATTCCATCAAATATTCCTGTTGTACAAACCGATCGCGGTGGGCAAGTAACATGGCACGGACCAGGCCAACTGGTTGCTTACTTTATGTTTGACCTTAATCGCCTGAAATGGAATGTACGTACGTTGGTCAGTTTTGCTGAACAATTTATGATAGATGTATTAAAGAAATACAATATAGAAGCATATGCAAAACCTGATGCGCCAGGAGTATATGTAAATGACAGAAAAATTGGTTCCTTAGGTTTTAAAATTCGTCGTGGACGCAGTTACCATGGTCTGGCTTTAAACCTAGACTGTGCATTAACAGGTTTTCAAACCATTAACCCCTGTGGTTATGCAGGTTTGGAAATGGTTCGAATACAAGATTTAGTGACTCCATGTCCATCATTTGATCAACTTTGTCAGGACTTTATTGAGTATATTAAGACCTCTGGTCACTTTAATGACCCTAAAGTCAAGTTTGAATAA
- a CDS encoding helix-turn-helix domain-containing protein, producing the protein MNECLKYNVFQQHCPARLFFEKIADKWILLILNILEEETQHFNLLKKNIQGISPKVLSQKLKMLERDGFIERKIQDTSPIRVDYSLTPLGQNVAAMAYQLKEWAETNIEQVLAAQIIYDEKTLEHA; encoded by the coding sequence ATGAATGAATGTCTAAAATACAATGTTTTTCAACAACATTGCCCTGCTCGCTTATTTTTTGAAAAAATTGCAGATAAGTGGATTTTGCTCATATTAAATATTCTTGAGGAAGAAACTCAGCACTTCAATTTGCTCAAAAAGAATATTCAAGGTATTTCCCCTAAAGTGTTGTCACAAAAGTTAAAAATGTTAGAAAGAGACGGTTTTATCGAACGTAAAATCCAAGACACTTCACCCATTCGCGTTGACTACTCACTTACACCATTAGGCCAAAATGTCGCTGCTATGGCTTATCAATTAAAAGAATGGGCTGAAACTAATATTGAACAAGTTTTAGCAGCACAGATTATCTATGACGAAAAAACACTAGAACATGCTTAA
- a CDS encoding flavodoxin family protein — MSNSNIAVVYFSGYGHTKVVAETFANEINAQLIQIDQEGNITEQDWATLNNAKGIVFGAPTYMGTAPWQFKKFADATSKVWFTRGWEDKVFAGFTNSASLNGDKQVTLIQLQTLASQHGGIWVSLGLPPSNTKSATREDINNLGGSVGLLVQSPSDASVDEIPTGDLETAKLYAKRVQGIVNKIFG; from the coding sequence ATGTCTAATTCTAATATTGCGGTTGTATATTTCTCTGGTTACGGCCACACAAAAGTAGTTGCTGAAACTTTTGCTAATGAAATTAATGCTCAACTCATCCAGATTGATCAGGAAGGTAATATCACTGAACAAGATTGGGCAACATTAAACAATGCTAAAGGTATTGTTTTTGGTGCGCCGACTTATATGGGTACAGCACCATGGCAATTTAAAAAATTTGCTGATGCAACTTCAAAAGTTTGGTTCACACGTGGTTGGGAAGATAAAGTATTTGCAGGCTTTACCAACAGTGCAAGTCTAAATGGTGATAAACAAGTTACTCTGATTCAATTACAAACTTTAGCATCACAGCACGGTGGTATTTGGGTGAGTCTTGGATTGCCACCATCAAATACAAAAAGTGCAACACGTGAAGATATAAATAACTTAGGTGGTTCAGTAGGCTTACTTGTTCAGTCACCATCTGATGCAAGTGTAGATGAGATTCCAACAGGGGATTTGGAAACAGCAAAACTTTATGCAAAACGCGTACAAGGTATTGTAAATAAAATATTTGGATAA
- a CDS encoding tRNA (cytidine(34)-2'-O)-methyltransferase yields the protein MIHVVLYEPEIPANTGNIIRLCANTGAQLHLVKPLGFELDDKKLKRAGLDYHEWARMQIWDNIEACLADLKAKGVEHVFPLTTKGSATPHTVDLNRPVALLMGPETRGLPEHVRLMFPQEQWIRLPMAENSRSLNLSNATAVIVYEAWRQQGFKNLG from the coding sequence GTGATTCATGTTGTTCTATACGAGCCGGAGATTCCTGCTAACACGGGTAATATTATTCGTTTATGTGCGAATACAGGCGCTCAATTGCATTTAGTTAAGCCTTTAGGTTTTGAGCTAGATGATAAAAAGCTTAAACGTGCAGGGCTTGATTATCATGAATGGGCAAGAATGCAGATTTGGGACAACATTGAAGCATGCCTTGCAGATTTAAAAGCAAAAGGTGTTGAGCATGTTTTTCCACTGACGACTAAAGGTTCAGCTACGCCTCATACAGTTGATTTAAACAGACCTGTTGCATTGTTAATGGGACCTGAAACGCGTGGTTTGCCTGAGCATGTCCGTCTCATGTTCCCTCAAGAGCAGTGGATTCGTTTACCAATGGCTGAAAACTCTAGAAGTTTAAACTTGTCTAATGCAACTGCAGTCATTGTGTATGAAGCATGGCGTCAGCAAGGCTTTAAAAATTTAGGTTAA
- the serS gene encoding serine--tRNA ligase, with protein sequence MIDPKLLRNNIEVVNAALAKRGVQLDVQEWASLETRRKDLQSKTEKLQAERNAGAKQVGQIKKSGGDASEIMARMQAIGDEIKAAEVALSELQNEIEQKALSIPNLPDESVPAGKDENDNVEISKWGTPRQFDFEIKDHTDLGEWMGGLEFETATKLTGSRFSVLKGPLARLQRALTQFMLDTHTLKNGYTEAYVPYLVNADSLRGTGQLPKFEEDLFKLQGEKEYYLIPTAEVPVTNFVRDEIIDADRLPLKYSAHTPCFRSEAGSYGRDTRGLIRQHQFDKVEMVQIVKPETSMQALEELTAHAEGILQALGLPYRKILLCGGDMGFGATKTYDLEVWVPSQNTYREISSCSNMGDFQARRMKARFRVDQKKTELVHTLNGSGLAVGRTLLAVMENYQREDGSIEIPEVLRPYMGGATFID encoded by the coding sequence ATGATCGACCCTAAGTTACTCAGAAATAATATTGAAGTCGTTAATGCAGCTTTGGCAAAACGTGGTGTTCAGCTAGATGTTCAAGAATGGGCGTCTTTAGAAACCCGCCGTAAAGACTTGCAATCAAAAACTGAAAAGTTACAGGCAGAGCGAAATGCCGGTGCTAAACAAGTGGGTCAGATTAAAAAATCCGGTGGTGATGCTTCCGAAATCATGGCTCGTATGCAAGCCATTGGTGATGAAATTAAAGCAGCTGAAGTTGCTTTATCAGAACTACAAAATGAGATTGAGCAAAAAGCGCTTAGCATTCCTAACTTACCAGACGAATCTGTTCCAGCTGGTAAGGATGAGAATGATAATGTTGAAATCTCAAAATGGGGTACACCTCGTCAGTTTGATTTTGAAATCAAAGATCATACTGATTTAGGCGAGTGGATGGGCGGACTAGAGTTCGAAACTGCGACTAAACTAACCGGTTCACGTTTTAGCGTGTTAAAGGGGCCTTTAGCTCGTCTACAACGTGCTTTAACTCAGTTCATGCTTGATACCCATACATTAAAGAATGGCTATACAGAAGCTTATGTGCCGTATTTGGTTAATGCTGACTCACTTCGTGGGACAGGACAATTACCAAAATTTGAAGAAGACTTATTTAAACTTCAAGGCGAAAAAGAGTACTACCTCATCCCTACAGCAGAAGTTCCTGTAACCAACTTTGTTCGTGATGAAATCATTGACGCAGATCGTTTGCCACTAAAATATTCGGCTCATACACCATGTTTCCGTAGTGAAGCAGGTTCTTATGGTCGTGATACGCGCGGTTTAATTCGTCAGCACCAGTTTGATAAAGTTGAAATGGTGCAGATTGTTAAACCTGAAACTTCTATGCAAGCACTTGAAGAACTCACTGCCCATGCAGAAGGTATTTTGCAAGCACTTGGTTTGCCATACCGCAAAATTTTGCTCTGTGGTGGTGATATGGGCTTCGGTGCAACGAAAACTTATGATTTAGAAGTTTGGGTTCCAAGCCAAAATACATATCGTGAGATTTCAAGCTGCTCTAATATGGGTGATTTCCAAGCACGTCGTATGAAAGCACGCTTCCGTGTGGATCAGAAGAAGACCGAATTGGTGCATACACTAAACGGTTCAGGTCTTGCAGTAGGTCGTACTTTGCTTGCAGTTATGGAAAATTACCAGCGCGAAGATGGTTCAATCGAGATTCCAGAAGTGTTACGCCCGTACATGGGCGGTGCAACGTTTATTGACTAA
- the cysG gene encoding siroheme synthase CysG, which produces MDIFPISLKLQQQRCLIVGGGHIALRKATLLAKAGAIIDIVAPAIEDQLLQLVTTTNGQYFADAFSEKCLNTAYRLVIAATNDAGVNKSVFEHCEARNLLVNSVDDIPHCRFMVPAIIDRSPLVISVASNGTSPVLSRQIRTQLETSIPHGMGRLADFSGKWRNQVKAKIPNPDERRIFWENLYASPLKEQVFNDNLDVANSMLAQALEAWKAPKGEVYLVGAGPGDPELLTLKALRLMQQADVVIYDRLVSQPILELCRRDATKIYVGKARSNHSVPQDGINALLVEYAQQGKRVCRLKGGDPFIFGRGGEEIQELFQAGVPFQVVPGITAASGCSAYAGIPLTHRDYAQSVRFLTGHLKEGSPELPWNELIYENQTLVLYMGLVGLERLCEQLIAHGQRPDMPVALISKGTTPEQKVVVGSLADIASKVTEHQIHAPTLTIIGEVVRLREQLQWN; this is translated from the coding sequence GTGGATATTTTTCCAATCTCTTTAAAGTTGCAACAGCAACGTTGTCTGATTGTGGGCGGAGGGCATATTGCTTTACGCAAGGCAACTTTATTAGCTAAAGCAGGGGCAATAATTGATATTGTTGCCCCCGCAATTGAAGACCAACTTCTGCAATTAGTTACCACAACAAACGGCCAGTATTTTGCAGATGCTTTCTCTGAGAAATGTTTAAATACAGCTTATCGACTCGTCATTGCTGCAACCAATGATGCAGGGGTGAACAAATCAGTTTTTGAACACTGTGAAGCACGTAATTTACTTGTAAATAGCGTTGATGATATTCCACATTGCCGCTTTATGGTCCCTGCAATTATAGACCGTTCTCCATTAGTTATTTCTGTTGCTTCAAATGGGACATCTCCTGTCTTATCTCGTCAAATCCGTACACAGTTAGAGACATCTATTCCACATGGAATGGGACGGCTTGCCGATTTTTCAGGGAAATGGCGAAATCAGGTTAAAGCAAAAATTCCTAATCCAGATGAGCGTCGTATTTTTTGGGAAAACTTGTATGCAAGCCCCTTAAAAGAGCAAGTTTTTAATGACAATCTCGATGTTGCCAACAGTATGCTTGCACAAGCATTAGAGGCATGGAAAGCACCTAAAGGTGAAGTTTATTTAGTGGGAGCTGGTCCTGGAGACCCTGAACTACTTACCTTGAAAGCTTTACGTTTAATGCAGCAAGCAGATGTAGTTATTTATGATCGTTTAGTATCTCAACCGATTTTAGAGTTATGCCGCCGAGATGCGACAAAAATATATGTCGGTAAAGCTCGCTCAAATCACTCTGTTCCTCAAGATGGCATTAATGCTTTACTCGTTGAATATGCTCAACAAGGAAAGCGTGTTTGTCGTTTAAAGGGTGGTGATCCGTTTATTTTTGGGCGTGGTGGCGAAGAGATTCAAGAATTATTTCAAGCTGGGGTGCCATTTCAAGTGGTTCCAGGTATTACCGCAGCTTCAGGCTGTTCAGCTTACGCTGGTATTCCGCTTACTCATCGTGATTATGCCCAGAGCGTACGCTTTTTAACTGGCCATTTAAAAGAAGGTTCTCCAGAGCTACCTTGGAATGAGCTGATATATGAGAACCAGACTTTAGTTCTTTATATGGGCTTAGTAGGCTTAGAACGTCTTTGTGAGCAATTGATCGCACATGGTCAGCGCCCAGATATGCCAGTTGCATTGATTTCAAAAGGTACAACACCTGAGCAAAAAGTTGTGGTGGGGTCACTTGCTGATATTGCATCTAAAGTGACAGAACATCAAATTCATGCACCGACTCTCACGATTATTGGTGAGGTTGTACGTTTGCGTGAACAGTTACAGTGGAATTAG
- a CDS encoding IS4-like element ISAba1 family transposase (programmed frameshift), with product MTHLNELYLILNKSLKWNKSHLKCFALIMLVIILKQTCNLSSASKALPIKCLPQSFYRRMQRFFAGQYFDYRQISQLIFNMFSFDQVQLTLDRTNWKWGKRNINILMLAIVYRGIAIPILWTLLNKRGNSDTKERIALIQRFIAIFGKDRIVNVFADREFIGEQWFTWLIEQDINFCIRVKKNFIVTNHLGKNHKISDLFRHLKVGQIECRKRRILVGRVKLYISALQLENGELLLVVSPQFNANAIQDYALRWEIETLFSCLKGRGFNLENTRLTDPRRVKKLIAVLAISFCWCYLTGEWQHDQKKAIKIKKHGRLSMSLFRYGLDYVQMAIQRLIGFGKKEEFKEILAILRRQNPDRIRVL from the exons ATGACACATCTCAATGAGTTATATCTTATCTTAAACAAATCTCTAAAATGGAACAAGTCACATTTAAAGTGCTTTGCGCTCATCATGCTTGTGATTATTTTAAAGCAAACATGTAATCTTTCTTCTGCATCTAAAGCCTTGCCCATCAAGTGCTTACCACAATCATTTTATCGACGTATGCAGCGCTTCTTTGCAGGTCAGTATTTTGATTATCGTCAAATTTCTCAGTTGATTTTCAATATGTTTTCATTCGACCAAGTGCAACTGACTTTAGATAGAACCAATTGGAAATGGGGAAAACGAAATATTAATATCCTGATGCTCGCAATCGTTTATCGTGGAATAGCGATACCTATCCTTTGGACATTGCTTAATAAACGTGGAAATTCAGATACGAAAGAGCGCATTGCTTTGATTCAACGCTTTATAGCCATTTTTGGTAAAGACCGTATTGTGAATGTGTTCGCAGACAGAGAGTTTATCGGTGAGCAGTGGTTTACATGGTTAATTGAACAAGACATCAACTTCTGCATTCGTGTTA AAAAAAACTTCATTGTCACCAATCATTTAGGAAAGAATCATAAAATTAGTGATTTATTTCGCCATCTTAAAGTTGGTCAAATTGAATGTCGTAAACGACGGATTTTGGTTGGTCGGGTGAAACTATATATAAGTGCACTACAGTTAGAAAATGGAGAGCTTTTACTCGTCGTTTCTCCTCAGTTTAATGCCAATGCTATTCAGGATTATGCATTACGCTGGGAAATTGAAACCTTATTCAGTTGTCTCAAAGGACGCGGGTTTAATCTTGAAAATACGCGCTTGACAGACCCTAGACGAGTGAAAAAATTGATTGCGGTGTTAGCTATAAGCTTCTGTTGGTGTTACTTAACGGGTGAATGGCAACATGATCAAAAAAAAGCGATAAAAATAAAGAAGCATGGACGACTCTCAATGAGTTTATTTCGCTATGGTTTAGACTATGTTCAAATGGCGATTCAGCGTTTAATTGGTTTTGGGAAAAAAGAAGAGTTTAAGGAAATTTTGGCAATTTTAAGAAGGCAGAATCCTGATAGGATAAGGGTTCTGTGA
- the rpoD gene encoding RNA polymerase sigma factor RpoD codes for MSDMHSPTSQVAALISRGKEQGYLTYAEVNDHLPDSITESEQIEDIIQMLQDVGIPVHERAPESDDTMFGESADATDEVAEEEAAAVLASVENEPGRTTDPVRMYMREMGTVELLTREGEISIAKRIEEGIRDVLNSIAYWPNAVEVVLKEYNDFLTGERRLADILSGYLDPETDEEIPEVLEDVAELEEEEASSSTSTKEVKLDDDDEEEESEGDDDSEGDSGPDPEVAKVRFTELEAAWAQTKTVIEKHGRNSPEANEALESLATVFMMFKFTPRLFDIISEMIRGTHEQIRANEREIMRYAVRRGRMDRTQFRTSFPKQESNPAWLDEQIAKAPAEIKAHLEKVRPDVLAFQQKIADIEKELNLSVAEIKDISKRMAIGEAKARRAKKEMVEANLRLVISIAKKYTNRGLQFLDLIQEGNIGLMKAVDKFEYRRGYKFSTYATWWIRQAITRSIADQARTIRIPVHMIETINKINRVSRQLLQEMGREPTPEELGERLEMDEVKVRKVLKIAKEPISMETPIGDDEDSHLGDFIEDQNITSPIDAATSEGLKEATREVLENLTEREAKVLKMRFGIDMPTDHTLEEVGKQFDVTRERIRQIEAKALRKLRHPSRSEHLRSFLEND; via the coding sequence ATGAGCGATATGCATTCCCCTACTTCTCAAGTAGCGGCTCTGATTAGCCGAGGCAAAGAACAAGGTTACTTAACTTACGCTGAGGTTAACGATCATCTGCCGGACTCGATTACTGAAAGCGAACAGATTGAAGACATTATTCAAATGCTTCAAGACGTTGGTATTCCTGTACACGAGCGTGCACCTGAATCTGACGATACTATGTTCGGCGAATCAGCGGATGCAACTGACGAAGTTGCGGAAGAAGAAGCTGCTGCCGTACTTGCATCTGTTGAAAATGAGCCTGGACGTACGACAGACCCTGTACGTATGTACATGCGTGAAATGGGTACAGTAGAACTATTAACCCGTGAAGGTGAAATCAGCATTGCCAAACGTATTGAAGAAGGCATTCGTGATGTCCTTAATTCAATCGCTTACTGGCCAAATGCCGTTGAAGTTGTATTAAAAGAATATAATGATTTTTTAACTGGCGAACGTCGTCTTGCCGATATTTTATCTGGTTATCTCGATCCGGAAACAGATGAAGAGATTCCTGAGGTTTTAGAAGACGTTGCAGAGCTTGAAGAAGAGGAAGCATCATCTTCAACATCAACTAAAGAAGTTAAGCTTGATGATGACGATGAAGAAGAAGAATCTGAAGGCGATGACGATTCTGAAGGCGATTCAGGTCCAGACCCAGAAGTTGCAAAAGTTCGTTTTACCGAATTAGAAGCAGCATGGGCACAAACAAAAACTGTGATCGAAAAGCATGGTCGTAATAGCCCTGAAGCAAATGAAGCGCTTGAGTCTTTAGCAACCGTATTTATGATGTTTAAATTTACTCCTCGTTTATTTGACATCATTTCAGAAATGATTCGCGGAACGCATGAACAGATTCGTGCCAATGAACGTGAAATTATGCGTTATGCAGTACGTCGTGGCCGTATGGATCGTACTCAATTCCGTACATCTTTCCCGAAACAAGAATCTAATCCAGCTTGGTTAGATGAACAAATTGCTAAAGCGCCTGCAGAAATTAAGGCTCATTTAGAAAAAGTTCGCCCAGATGTTCTAGCATTCCAGCAAAAGATTGCAGATATTGAGAAAGAACTTAATTTAAGTGTTGCTGAAATTAAAGATATTTCTAAACGTATGGCAATTGGTGAAGCCAAAGCTCGTCGTGCGAAAAAAGAAATGGTAGAAGCCAACCTTCGTTTGGTAATTTCGATTGCGAAAAAATATACCAACCGTGGTTTACAGTTCCTTGACTTGATTCAAGAAGGGAACATTGGTTTGATGAAAGCTGTAGACAAGTTTGAATATCGTCGTGGTTATAAATTCTCGACTTACGCGACTTGGTGGATTCGTCAGGCGATTACCCGTTCTATTGCCGATCAGGCACGTACAATTCGTATTCCTGTACACATGATTGAAACGATTAACAAGATTAACCGTGTATCGCGTCAATTATTACAGGAAATGGGCCGTGAACCTACACCAGAAGAGTTAGGCGAACGTTTAGAAATGGACGAGGTTAAAGTTCGTAAGGTTCTTAAAATTGCTAAAGAACCAATCTCAATGGAAACTCCAATTGGTGATGATGAAGATTCACATCTTGGGGACTTCATTGAAGACCAGAACATCACTTCTCCAATTGATGCTGCGACTTCAGAAGGCTTAAAAGAAGCGACTCGTGAAGTTTTAGAAAACTTAACTGAACGTGAAGCTAAAGTATTAAAAATGCGTTTTGGTATTGATATGCCAACCGATCATACTTTAGAAGAAGTGGGTAAACAGTTTGATGTAACACGTGAACGTATTCGTCAAATCGAGGCGAAAGCATTGCGTAAATTACGCCACCCTTCTCGTTCTGAACACTTACGTTCTTTCTTAGAAAATGACTAA
- a CDS encoding APC family permease, which produces MTNLSGTKPTAKLQKNLVLWHIIIIGLAYIQPLTLFDTFGLVSERSGGHVPTSYIFALVAILLTSISYGHMIKRYPSSGSAYTYAQKSIHPNVGFMVGWSSWLDYLLSPLVNIILADIYLRALFPEVNNWLWVIGLTALMTVINLFGARFVARFNSTIVVIQLGVIFYFVYQVYTLLTQGVYADGTLNPDKAELWSLTPFWNDMTSISALIGGATVLCFSFTGFDALSSLAEETKDAERTLPKAIFSTALLAGVIFIISTYFIQLYFPSNPTTYFKPLDESQPVMVAAIGSIAFKTLVLYFAVVAVMASGISAHAGVSRLMYVMGRDGVINKKLFGHISPRLHTPTYNILIVGVVALSAGFLDLEHIVNLISFGALTAFSFVNFSVISRYALRDGKNKSIKDIINYIIVPTLGFASVFLMWLEIDKLALQIGLAWAVVGVGYLAYKTKGFKYNAPQHNEHE; this is translated from the coding sequence TTGACAAACTTATCTGGGACTAAACCAACAGCTAAACTTCAAAAGAATCTTGTGCTTTGGCACATCATTATTATTGGTTTAGCTTATATTCAGCCATTAACTTTATTTGATACTTTTGGTTTAGTATCAGAACGAAGTGGTGGTCATGTACCTACTTCTTATATTTTTGCGTTAGTTGCAATTTTATTGACGTCGATCAGTTACGGACACATGATCAAACGCTATCCTTCTTCAGGGTCAGCATATACCTATGCCCAAAAATCGATTCACCCTAATGTTGGTTTTATGGTGGGTTGGTCATCTTGGCTAGATTATCTACTTTCACCACTCGTCAATATTATTTTGGCCGATATTTATTTAAGAGCTTTGTTTCCGGAAGTAAATAACTGGCTATGGGTAATTGGCTTAACTGCATTAATGACTGTTATTAACTTATTCGGTGCACGTTTTGTTGCCCGCTTTAACAGTACAATTGTAGTGATCCAGCTTGGCGTTATTTTTTACTTTGTTTATCAAGTGTATACCCTGCTTACTCAAGGCGTATATGCTGATGGTACGCTTAACCCGGATAAAGCCGAATTATGGTCTCTCACTCCTTTTTGGAATGACATGACTTCTATTAGTGCTTTGATTGGTGGTGCAACGGTACTCTGCTTTTCTTTTACAGGTTTTGATGCTTTATCTTCACTTGCCGAAGAAACAAAAGATGCAGAAAGAACGCTTCCAAAAGCGATTTTTTCAACTGCATTACTTGCCGGTGTAATTTTTATTATAAGTACTTACTTTATCCAGTTGTATTTCCCAAGTAACCCAACAACTTACTTTAAGCCATTAGATGAATCACAACCTGTCATGGTTGCAGCAATTGGTAGTATCGCATTTAAAACATTAGTTTTATATTTTGCTGTGGTTGCGGTAATGGCATCAGGTATTTCAGCACATGCTGGCGTATCTCGTTTAATGTATGTAATGGGACGTGATGGTGTTATCAACAAAAAGTTGTTTGGTCATATCAGTCCAAGACTACACACCCCAACCTATAATATTCTTATTGTTGGTGTAGTTGCGTTATCTGCTGGCTTTTTAGACCTTGAACATATCGTCAACTTGATTAGTTTCGGGGCTTTAACTGCTTTTAGTTTTGTAAACTTCTCTGTAATTTCGCGCTATGCGCTTAGAGATGGTAAAAACAAATCTATTAAAGATATTATTAATTACATTATTGTACCAACGCTTGGCTTTGCCAGTGTGTTCTTAATGTGGTTAGAAATTGACAAGCTTGCTTTACAAATTGGCTTAGCTTGGGCAGTGGTGGGTGTAGGTTATCTTGCTTACAAAACCAAAGGCTTTAAATACAATGCTCCTCAACATAACGAGCATGAATAA
- a CDS encoding iron-containing alcohol dehydrogenase, with translation MAKPYYEFFCPVKVIAGNTALEHIPFELATLGAKRPLIITDKGVRANGLLNPIEAAFSTTDAVIGHIFDDVPPDSSLEVVRLAAEAYRINKCDAIIAVGGGSVIDTSKATNILVSEGGDDLLQYSGAHNLPKPLKPFFVIPTTSGTGSEVTMVAVVSDTQRNVKLAFTSAYLMPHAAILDPRMTLTLPAHLTAMTGMDALTHCVEAYTCLGANPISDAYASAGIKKISENLFHVLDNPSDSQGRLELAQASTMAGIAFSNSMVGLVHSLGHALGAVAHLPHGLCMNLFLPYVLEYNKQVNGQKIGELLLPLAGADIYAQTPAPQRADRAIATILAMRDRLFSLTKLPRTLRETGKVTEAQLDEIAEKALNDGSIIYNPKEANLKDLREILQKAW, from the coding sequence ATGGCCAAACCATATTACGAATTTTTTTGTCCTGTAAAAGTCATTGCTGGTAATACTGCGTTAGAACATATTCCGTTTGAACTTGCGACTTTAGGTGCAAAGCGCCCTCTTATCATTACCGATAAAGGTGTCCGTGCAAATGGCCTGCTCAACCCGATTGAAGCTGCATTTAGTACAACTGATGCCGTCATTGGTCATATTTTTGATGATGTTCCACCAGACTCAAGCCTTGAAGTAGTCCGACTTGCAGCAGAAGCTTATCGCATTAACAAATGTGATGCGATTATTGCTGTAGGCGGTGGCTCTGTTATTGATACCTCTAAAGCAACCAATATTTTAGTCTCAGAAGGTGGAGATGACCTTCTTCAATATTCTGGTGCACATAACTTACCTAAACCATTGAAACCATTTTTCGTAATTCCAACAACTTCTGGTACTGGTTCAGAAGTGACGATGGTTGCAGTTGTTTCTGATACTCAACGAAACGTGAAATTAGCTTTCACTTCTGCTTATCTAATGCCGCATGCTGCAATTTTAGATCCACGCATGACGCTTACTCTACCTGCCCATTTGACTGCAATGACAGGTATGGATGCTTTAACGCATTGTGTAGAGGCTTATACATGCTTAGGTGCAAATCCAATAAGTGACGCATATGCAAGTGCCGGAATTAAAAAGATCAGTGAAAATCTATTCCATGTCTTGGATAATCCAAGTGACTCACAAGGTCGCTTGGAATTAGCACAAGCCTCGACTATGGCGGGTATTGCATTTTCTAATTCAATGGTAGGGCTTGTACACTCTTTAGGACATGCTTTAGGTGCAGTTGCTCACCTACCCCACGGTTTATGCATGAACTTATTCTTACCTTATGTACTTGAATATAATAAGCAAGTGAATGGTCAGAAAATTGGTGAATTACTATTGCCACTTGCAGGTGCAGATATTTATGCACAAACACCTGCTCCTCAACGTGCAGATAGAGCCATCGCAACTATTTTAGCAATGCGTGACCGATTATTTAGCTTAACTAAGTTACCACGCACATTACGTGAAACGGGTAAAGTCACAGAAGCACAGCTCGATGAAATTGCAGAAAAAGCACTCAATGATGGCTCAATTATTTACAATCCTAAAGAAGCGAATTTAAAAGATCTACGCGAGATCTTACAAAAAGCATGGTAA
- a CDS encoding YbeD family protein, with product MLDRTPSRELQEHLWVFPMDYPIKLIGDAGEELRVAVVDILVKHFPDFDDSTLKVQESRTGKYHSLTAQLRFEELEQVHALYADLAACPQIRTAL from the coding sequence ATGTTAGACCGCACTCCATCTCGCGAACTACAAGAACATCTTTGGGTATTTCCGATGGATTATCCAATTAAACTTATTGGCGATGCGGGTGAAGAATTACGTGTTGCTGTAGTCGATATTTTGGTGAAACATTTCCCGGACTTCGACGACTCAACATTAAAAGTTCAAGAATCTCGCACCGGCAAGTATCATTCTTTAACAGCACAATTGCGCTTTGAAGAATTAGAGCAAGTTCATGCACTTTATGCTGACTTGGCTGCTTGTCCGCAGATTAGAACTGCGCTTTAA